The sequence AGGGGGCAGTCACTGACACGCTTGAAGGGACGGCCCGCTTTCGCCAGGACACGTCAGGGGTCGTCGTGGTGGACCTGAGCGGGCAGCCGGACAACCGGCGTGGCCTCTCGCTGGAATGGTCGTCTGCGCAGGCCGATACGCTGGAAGCAGTGCGGCGATGGATAGCGGGACCATCTTCCAGCGCGTTTGTGGTGGGTTATCTGGACTGGCCTCCCTATACCTTTGTTACCGAAGCGGGCAGCCTGGTGCTCATAGAACGCTCGCGCACCGATCGGGTAGTCGCTACCTTCCGGCTAGCGCTCGGCGCGCTTGATCGACGCACCGGTGAGCCGCTGGAGGTTGAGGCCATCGGATCTTTTATCGCCATACCGGTCTCAGAAAAGTAGCCGGCAGACTTGACTTCGCCGGTCCTTCTTTTAATCTTAACATTGTGGTGGTCATAGATCGCCATTAATGATCCTGTTCACCTCTAAGAGGAGCGCCTATGTATCGGAGCAGTCATGGCCGAAAGGATCGGATTCTGAAGCAGCGTCGGCAGGATGCCTACTGGGAGCATCAGAAATGGCCTGAGCCTACCCGTTGTCCTGACTGTGGGGCCGTGTTCCGGCATGGCCGGTGGACATGGGAGCAGGCAACGGACGTAGTGCATGAAGCGCGATGCCCGGCCTGCCGGCGGGCAGCCGATCGCTACCCGGCCGGTTATGTGGAGCTGAAAGGTGCGTTTCTAAGTGCGCACCAGGAAGAGATCCTGAACCTGGTTCGGAATCTGGAGGCGCAGGAAAAACAAGCGCGTCCTCTGGAGCGCATTCTGCAGCTTGAATTGCAAAATGGCTGCTGCTATGTAACTACAACGGGCGTACATCTGGCCCGGCGTATTGGCGAGGCGCTTGCCCGGGCTTACCAGGGAAAGCTCAGC comes from Rhodothermus profundi and encodes:
- a CDS encoding BCAM0308 family protein, yielding MYRSSHGRKDRILKQRRQDAYWEHQKWPEPTRCPDCGAVFRHGRWTWEQATDVVHEARCPACRRAADRYPAGYVELKGAFLSAHQEEILNLVRNLEAQEKQARPLERILQLELQNGCCYVTTTGVHLARRIGEALARAYQGKLSFAYADGDRVIRVQWRRD